A part of Kineococcus rhizosphaerae genomic DNA contains:
- the msrA gene encoding peptide-methionine (S)-S-oxide reductase MsrA has translation MLFGNPFKTTMVTADEALKGSQERRFEVPATHTVLGTPLEGPWPEGTQVISFGMGCYWGAERIFWQQPGVVTTAVGFQGGFTPNPTYEESTTGRTGHAETVLVAYDPTVTSAEQLLKVFWENHDPTQGYRQGNDRGTEYRSAVFTTTDEQFEAAQRTRETFQRELTEHGHGRITTEIRPVSEAGRFWYAEDYHQQYLQKVPNGYCNHGPNGLTCQIGLVTSD, from the coding sequence ATGCTGTTCGGCAACCCGTTCAAGACGACCATGGTCACCGCGGACGAGGCCCTGAAGGGCTCGCAGGAGCGCCGCTTCGAGGTCCCGGCGACGCACACGGTCCTCGGCACCCCGCTGGAGGGCCCGTGGCCCGAGGGCACGCAGGTCATCTCGTTCGGCATGGGCTGCTACTGGGGTGCCGAGCGCATCTTCTGGCAGCAGCCGGGGGTCGTGACGACCGCCGTCGGGTTCCAGGGCGGGTTCACGCCCAACCCGACGTACGAGGAGTCGACGACGGGCCGCACGGGCCACGCCGAGACGGTCCTGGTGGCCTACGACCCGACGGTGACGTCGGCGGAGCAGCTGCTGAAGGTGTTCTGGGAGAACCACGACCCGACGCAGGGCTACCGGCAGGGCAACGACCGCGGCACGGAGTACCGCTCGGCGGTCTTCACGACGACGGACGAGCAGTTCGAGGCGGCGCAGCGCACGCGGGAGACGTTCCAGCGCGAGCTGACCGAGCACGGCCACGGCCGCATCACGACCGAGATCCGTCCCGTGAGCGAGGCAGGCCGGTTCTGGTACGCCGAGGACTACCACCAGCAGTACCTGCAGAAGGTCCCCAACGGGTACTGCAACCACGGCCCGAACGGCCTGACCTGCCAGATCGGTCTGGTCACCTCGGACTGA
- a CDS encoding response regulator yields the protein MATSTGSGPGPGRLRIAAVDDHPALLAGLRLELARLDASIEFVATAPTVPDLLTQVEGSPPPDVVLLDLRLGDSSTPAQNVAAVVAAGSRVLVYTEGRQHAEALQAMRAGAQGVLLKDRPVATVAAALHAVADGDTVSSAETAAALQVDEALTSHLSPQELRVLELYAGGMPARSVALRLGVTLETAKSYLKRIRAKYAAVDRPAYTRMELYRRAVEDGVLAPLASPAAPDPSAD from the coding sequence GTGGCTACGAGTACCGGATCCGGCCCGGGGCCGGGGAGGCTGCGCATCGCCGCCGTCGACGACCACCCGGCGTTGCTGGCGGGGCTGCGGCTCGAACTGGCGCGCCTCGACGCGTCCATCGAGTTCGTCGCGACCGCCCCGACCGTGCCCGACCTGCTCACCCAGGTCGAGGGGTCCCCACCCCCCGACGTCGTGCTGCTCGACCTGCGCCTGGGGGACTCCTCGACCCCGGCGCAGAACGTCGCCGCCGTCGTGGCGGCCGGTTCCCGCGTCCTCGTCTACACCGAGGGCCGGCAGCACGCCGAGGCGCTGCAGGCCATGCGGGCCGGGGCCCAGGGGGTGCTGCTGAAGGACCGGCCCGTGGCCACCGTCGCCGCGGCCCTGCACGCCGTCGCCGACGGGGACACGGTCTCCTCGGCCGAGACCGCGGCCGCCCTGCAGGTCGACGAGGCGCTCACCTCGCACCTGTCGCCCCAGGAGCTGCGCGTGCTCGAGCTGTACGCCGGCGGGATGCCCGCGCGGTCGGTGGCCCTGCGCCTGGGGGTCACGCTGGAGACGGCCAAGAGCTACCTCAAGCGCATCCGCGCCAAGTACGCGGCCGTCGACCGGCCCGCGTACACGCGCATGGAGCTGTACCGGCGGGCGGTGGAGGACGGCGTCCTGGCCCCGCTCGCCTCCCCCGCCGCACCGGACCCGAGTGCCGACTGA
- a CDS encoding ATP-binding protein translates to MTRHGVQRLLALVLALAVVSIVPTVVANLVGGRVGAPVPWSVAVLTAYAAVLGLLLVQAVRRGAAGVPAWALVVVGNLALATYPLVARDADDDVPWVLALSPVTVGAGAVATPSLAGALALTGLHLGLRLALQLSGVWTVPVDVGVQEAVGLLVIATAASVAVLSVRGAARQVEAARTGADRAAAAAAAARAVELENSRWDGIVHDDVLASLSLTAHVRDDADRLRARAAAARALASIDHDTVAAGPTTVAEAVGRLHLAVLDLHPAAAVELPAAPAGALDEDTLDALSAATVEACRNALRHGGSGGTAPAVRVRVRVGGGRLRVEVRDDGAGFDPRTATPRLGLALSVRRRADLVGGRALVRSAPGVGTVVLLSVPVREEDR, encoded by the coding sequence GTGACCCGGCACGGGGTCCAGCGCCTGCTCGCGCTGGTGCTGGCCCTGGCGGTGGTCTCGATCGTGCCGACCGTCGTCGCGAACCTCGTCGGCGGCCGGGTGGGCGCCCCCGTCCCGTGGTCGGTCGCGGTGCTCACCGCGTACGCGGCGGTCCTGGGGCTGCTGCTCGTGCAGGCCGTCCGGCGCGGTGCCGCGGGGGTCCCGGCCTGGGCGCTCGTGGTCGTCGGGAACCTCGCGCTCGCCACCTACCCCCTCGTCGCGCGGGACGCCGACGACGACGTCCCCTGGGTGCTGGCGCTGTCCCCCGTCACGGTGGGCGCCGGCGCGGTGGCGACCCCGTCGCTGGCGGGCGCCCTCGCCCTGACGGGCCTGCACCTCGGGCTGCGGCTGGCCCTGCAGCTGTCGGGGGTGTGGACGGTGCCCGTCGACGTCGGCGTCCAGGAGGCGGTGGGCCTGCTGGTCATCGCGACGGCCGCCTCGGTCGCGGTGCTGTCGGTGCGCGGCGCGGCCCGCCAGGTGGAGGCGGCGCGCACGGGCGCCGACCGCGCCGCGGCCGCCGCCGCGGCGGCGCGGGCCGTGGAGCTGGAGAACTCGCGCTGGGACGGCATCGTGCACGACGACGTCCTGGCCTCGCTGTCCCTGACCGCGCACGTGCGCGACGACGCCGACCGGCTCCGGGCCCGCGCGGCGGCCGCCAGGGCCCTGGCGAGCATCGACCACGACACCGTCGCGGCGGGCCCGACGACCGTGGCCGAGGCCGTCGGCCGCCTGCACCTCGCCGTCCTGGACCTGCACCCGGCCGCCGCGGTCGAGCTGCCCGCCGCGCCCGCGGGGGCCCTGGACGAGGACACCCTCGACGCGCTGAGCGCCGCGACCGTCGAGGCGTGCCGCAACGCGCTGCGGCACGGCGGTTCCGGCGGGACGGCACCCGCGGTCCGGGTCCGCGTGCGGGTCGGCGGCGGGCGGTTGCGCGTGGAGGTGCGCGACGACGGTGCGGGGTTCGACCCGCGCACGGCCACCCCGCGGCTCGGGCTGGCCCTGTCCGTGCGGCGCCGGGCCGACCTCGTGGGCGGGCGGGCCCTGGTCCGGTCCGCGCCGGGGGTGGGGACGGTCGTGCTCCTGAGCGTGCCGGTGCGGGAGGAGGACCGGTGA
- a CDS encoding dihydrodipicolinate synthase family protein, with amino-acid sequence MTVTVERGLTGQTLLLPTADGLVEHAVREPVAWEVPTGPARSRTVFAAAHVVPRAGAENVPGAPADLDWDATLAFRHRLWSLGLGVAEAMDTAQRGMGLDFAATTELVRRSAREAAAVGGAVAAGAGTDQLAPGVHPLPAVRAAYEEQLALVEDAGAQPILMASRHLAAAATGPDDYLALYDGLLAQVRRPAVLHWLGEVFDPALAGYWGSRDVAAATDVFVELVRRNAAHVDGVKVSLLDAEHEKELRRRLPAGVRLYTGDDFNYPDLVAGDGQHHSDALLGIFAGIANVAAASLVRLDAGDVAGFRAALDPTVPLARHVFGAPTPYYKAGIAFLNWLDGRQPGYAMVGGLHSARSAVHQATTFRLADEAGVLTDPVGAASRMRQYLAVHGF; translated from the coding sequence GTGACGGTCACCGTGGAGCGCGGGCTGACCGGTCAGACGCTCCTGCTGCCCACCGCGGACGGCCTCGTCGAGCACGCCGTCCGCGAACCCGTCGCCTGGGAGGTCCCCACCGGCCCGGCGCGCTCGCGGACGGTGTTCGCCGCCGCGCACGTCGTCCCCCGCGCGGGCGCCGAGAACGTCCCCGGCGCCCCGGCCGACCTCGACTGGGACGCCACCCTGGCGTTCCGGCACCGGTTGTGGAGCCTCGGCCTCGGGGTGGCCGAGGCCATGGACACCGCCCAGCGCGGGATGGGGCTGGACTTCGCCGCGACGACCGAGCTCGTGCGGCGCAGTGCCCGCGAGGCCGCGGCCGTCGGGGGCGCCGTCGCCGCGGGCGCGGGGACCGACCAGCTCGCCCCCGGCGTGCACCCCCTGCCCGCCGTGCGCGCCGCCTACGAGGAGCAGCTCGCCCTCGTCGAGGACGCCGGTGCCCAGCCCATCCTCATGGCCTCGCGCCACCTGGCCGCGGCCGCCACCGGCCCCGACGACTACCTCGCGCTGTACGACGGTCTGCTCGCCCAGGTCCGCCGCCCCGCCGTCCTGCACTGGCTGGGGGAGGTGTTCGACCCGGCGCTGGCCGGGTACTGGGGCTCGCGCGACGTCGCCGCCGCCACCGACGTCTTCGTGGAGCTGGTCCGCCGCAACGCCGCGCACGTCGACGGCGTGAAGGTGTCGCTGCTGGACGCCGAGCACGAGAAGGAACTGCGCCGCCGGCTGCCGGCCGGGGTCCGCCTCTACACCGGCGACGACTTCAACTACCCCGACCTCGTCGCCGGCGACGGGCAGCACCACTCCGACGCCCTGCTGGGGATCTTCGCCGGGATCGCGAACGTCGCGGCGGCCTCGCTGGTCCGGCTCGACGCCGGGGACGTCGCGGGGTTCCGCGCCGCCCTCGACCCGACGGTCCCGCTGGCCCGGCACGTGTTCGGGGCGCCGACCCCGTACTACAAGGCGGGCATCGCGTTCCTCAACTGGCTCGACGGCCGGCAGCCGGGGTACGCGATGGTCGGCGGGCTGCACTCCGCGCGCAGCGCCGTCCACCAGGCGACGACGTTCAGGCTGGCCGACGAGGCCGGTGTCCTGACCGACCCCGTCGGGGCGGCCTCCCGGATGCGGCAGTACCTCGCCGTCCACGGGTTCTGA
- a CDS encoding Gfo/Idh/MocA family protein, producing the protein MVQRLGVVMNGVTGRMGYRQHLLRSVLAIREQGGVELPDGSRVQLEPLLVGRSEDKLRDIARRHDLEHWTTDVDAALADDDYPLYFDAQLTSARERSILKAIEAGRHVYTEKPTAETLEGAIELARAATRAGVKNGVVHDKVFLPGLVKLKRLVDSGFFGEILSVRGEFGYWVFEGDWQPAQRPSWNYRAEDGGGIVADMFCHWNYVLEQTIAPVEAVTAKAVTHVPVRYDENGEAYKATADDAAYAIFELEGGIVAQLNSSWAVRVDRDELVEFQVDGTLGSAVAGLWNCRVQPRSATPKAVWNPDLAEQHRYRDDWLTVPDNTVFDNGFKAQWEQFVRHVVADTPHPYDFLSGARGVRLAQAGLQSSAEGRRVELQEITL; encoded by the coding sequence ATGGTGCAACGCCTCGGTGTGGTCATGAACGGTGTCACCGGACGGATGGGGTACCGCCAGCACCTGCTGCGCTCGGTGCTGGCCATCCGCGAGCAGGGCGGGGTCGAACTGCCCGACGGTTCGCGCGTGCAGCTCGAACCCCTGCTCGTCGGGCGCTCGGAGGACAAGCTGCGCGACATCGCGCGCCGGCACGACCTGGAGCACTGGACCACCGACGTCGACGCCGCGCTGGCCGACGACGACTACCCGCTCTACTTCGACGCGCAGCTCACCTCTGCGCGCGAACGCTCCATCCTCAAGGCCATCGAGGCCGGCCGGCACGTCTACACCGAGAAACCCACCGCCGAGACCCTCGAGGGCGCGATCGAACTGGCCCGCGCCGCCACCCGCGCCGGGGTCAAGAACGGCGTCGTGCACGACAAGGTGTTCCTGCCCGGCCTCGTCAAGCTCAAGCGGCTCGTCGACTCCGGGTTCTTCGGCGAGATCCTCTCGGTGCGCGGCGAGTTCGGGTACTGGGTCTTCGAGGGCGACTGGCAGCCCGCCCAGCGCCCCAGCTGGAACTACCGGGCCGAGGACGGCGGCGGCATCGTCGCCGACATGTTCTGCCACTGGAACTACGTGCTGGAGCAGACCATCGCCCCCGTCGAGGCCGTCACCGCCAAGGCCGTCACCCACGTCCCCGTCCGGTACGACGAGAACGGCGAGGCGTACAAGGCCACGGCCGACGACGCGGCGTATGCCATCTTCGAGCTCGAGGGCGGGATCGTCGCCCAGCTGAACTCCTCCTGGGCCGTGCGCGTCGACCGCGACGAACTCGTCGAGTTCCAGGTCGACGGGACCCTCGGCAGCGCCGTCGCCGGGTTGTGGAACTGCCGCGTCCAGCCGCGCTCGGCGACCCCGAAGGCCGTGTGGAACCCCGACCTGGCCGAGCAGCACCGCTACCGCGACGACTGGCTCACCGTCCCCGACAACACCGTCTTCGACAACGGGTTCAAGGCGCAGTGGGAGCAGTTCGTCCGGCACGTCGTGGCCGACACCCCCCACCCGTACGACTTCCTCTCCGGCGCACGGGGTGTGCGGCTCGCCCAGGCCGGGTTGCAGTCCTCCGCCGAGGGCCGACGCGTGGAACTGCAGGAGATCACGCTGTGA
- a CDS encoding sugar phosphate isomerase/epimerase family protein: MLTPGLCSITFRQLDVDGVLDVAARAGLAAVEWGADVHVPVGDLDTARSVAARTAAAGLRVASYGSYFRAGVSEGFADVLATAVALGAPRVRVWAGAQGSAGAERGPVVAALADAVRRAADAGVQIGTESHGGTLTDTTASTLALLADVDGRTGTEALTTYWQPTVDAPDDDAVAELAVLLPRTSTVHAFSWSPGTTRQPLASRESLWRRAVGLLASSGGDHDVLLEFVPGDDPGVLGREGAVLREWLNT, from the coding sequence GTGCTGACTCCCGGTCTGTGCTCGATCACGTTCCGCCAGCTCGACGTCGACGGCGTCCTCGACGTCGCCGCCCGCGCCGGGCTGGCCGCCGTGGAGTGGGGCGCCGACGTCCACGTGCCCGTGGGCGACCTGGACACCGCCCGCTCGGTGGCGGCCCGCACCGCCGCCGCGGGCCTGCGGGTGGCCTCCTACGGGTCCTACTTCCGCGCCGGGGTGAGCGAGGGGTTCGCCGACGTGCTGGCCACCGCCGTCGCCCTGGGCGCCCCCCGGGTCCGCGTGTGGGCCGGGGCGCAGGGGTCGGCCGGCGCCGAGCGCGGACCCGTCGTCGCCGCCCTGGCCGACGCCGTGCGCCGCGCCGCCGACGCCGGGGTCCAGATCGGCACCGAGTCGCACGGCGGGACCCTCACCGACACGACGGCCTCGACCCTCGCCCTGCTCGCCGACGTCGACGGACGCACCGGGACCGAGGCGCTCACGACGTACTGGCAGCCCACCGTCGACGCCCCCGACGACGACGCCGTCGCCGAACTGGCGGTCCTGCTCCCCCGGACCAGCACCGTCCACGCGTTCTCCTGGTCCCCCGGCACGACCCGGCAGCCGCTCGCGAGCCGGGAGTCGCTGTGGCGGCGCGCGGTCGGGCTGCTGGCCTCCTCCGGCGGCGACCACGACGTCCTGCTGGAGTTCGTGCCCGGCGACGACCCCGGCGTCCTGGGACGCGAGGGAGCCGTGTTGCGGGAGTGGTTGAACACCTGA
- a CDS encoding efflux RND transporter periplasmic adaptor subunit has protein sequence MGVVRTIVFPALRLLVWALIAVALLWIAFVRTNRSEDAVATPSAVVQPPNATVTVGDVTNTVSLQGTIQADPATTVKATATGEVARVRAEVGDTVEKGTPLFTVKVTVEAPPSTAAPTDPAAPPAAPTTKTVTVTSTTGGTLATLDVLPGQAVTIGGDVATVSPGTLTVSAPLTQAQQYRLLAAPSTAKITVPGGPGTFECTGLRTGNPTTPQQQTPDPNQGYVDPYADPSASMTGASVSCAVPPGVQVFAGLSATVDVTAGTATGVLLAPVTAVRGSVGTGTVWTVADDGTQTETRVTLGLTDGNDVEVKDGLTEGQQILQFVPNTDTPSGQSGAYGAGS, from the coding sequence GTGGGTGTCGTCCGCACCATCGTCTTCCCCGCGCTCAGGCTCCTGGTCTGGGCGCTCATCGCCGTGGCCCTGCTCTGGATCGCGTTCGTGCGCACCAACCGCAGCGAGGACGCCGTCGCCACCCCGTCCGCCGTCGTCCAGCCCCCCAACGCCACCGTGACCGTCGGGGACGTCACGAACACCGTCAGCCTGCAGGGCACGATCCAGGCCGACCCGGCCACGACCGTGAAGGCGACCGCCACCGGCGAGGTCGCCAGGGTCCGCGCCGAGGTCGGCGACACCGTCGAGAAGGGCACCCCGCTGTTCACCGTGAAGGTGACCGTCGAGGCCCCCCCGTCCACCGCCGCCCCCACCGACCCGGCCGCCCCGCCCGCGGCCCCCACCACGAAGACCGTGACGGTCACCTCCACCACCGGCGGCACCCTGGCCACCCTCGACGTCCTGCCCGGCCAGGCCGTGACCATCGGCGGCGACGTGGCCACCGTCAGCCCCGGCACCCTCACGGTGTCCGCACCCCTGACGCAGGCCCAGCAGTACCGGCTGCTCGCCGCCCCCTCGACCGCGAAGATCACGGTGCCGGGCGGTCCCGGCACCTTCGAGTGCACCGGCCTGCGCACGGGGAACCCGACGACCCCGCAGCAGCAGACGCCCGACCCGAACCAGGGCTACGTCGACCCGTACGCCGACCCCTCGGCCTCGATGACCGGGGCGAGCGTCAGCTGCGCCGTCCCGCCGGGCGTGCAGGTCTTCGCCGGGCTGTCCGCGACGGTCGACGTCACGGCCGGCACCGCGACCGGCGTCCTGCTGGCCCCCGTCACCGCCGTGCGCGGCAGCGTCGGCACCGGCACGGTCTGGACCGTCGCCGACGACGGCACCCAGACCGAGACCCGGGTGACCCTGGGCCTGACCGACGGCAACGACGTCGAGGTGAAGGACGGCCTGACCGAGGGCCAGCAGATCCTGCAGTTCGTCCCGAACACCGACACCCCCAGCGGCCAGTCCGGCGCGTACGGGGCGGGCTCCTGA
- a CDS encoding ABC transporter ATP-binding protein, which yields MDAGDHVVSLSGVSRSVRLPDGTDLHILTGVDLHVERGEHIAVVGRSGSGKSTLLNIVGLLDAPTTGQYLLDGEPVRARSDRRTAKLRGQTFGFVFQQFNLLPGRTATENVANPLLYASGREFLRRKRIARDMLERVGLGHRLDTMPEKLSGGEQQRVALARSLVRRPRVLLADEPTGALDVDTGSAVMDVLEDLVRNDGTTLVTITHDLSVAARADRQFRLDHGVLTEITADALATATAHRETM from the coding sequence ATGGACGCCGGGGACCACGTCGTCTCGCTGAGCGGGGTCAGCCGCAGCGTGCGCCTGCCCGACGGCACCGACCTGCACATCCTCACGGGCGTCGACCTGCACGTCGAGCGCGGCGAGCACATCGCCGTCGTCGGCCGCTCGGGGTCGGGCAAGTCGACGCTGCTGAACATCGTCGGCCTGCTCGACGCGCCCACGACGGGGCAGTACCTGCTCGACGGCGAACCCGTCCGGGCCCGCTCCGACCGGCGGACCGCGAAGCTGCGCGGGCAGACGTTCGGTTTCGTGTTCCAGCAGTTCAACCTCCTGCCCGGGCGCACCGCCACCGAGAACGTCGCGAACCCGCTCCTCTACGCCAGCGGCCGGGAGTTCCTGCGCCGCAAGCGCATCGCCCGGGACATGCTCGAACGGGTCGGCCTCGGCCACCGGCTGGACACCATGCCGGAGAAGCTGTCCGGCGGCGAGCAGCAGCGCGTCGCCCTGGCCCGCAGCCTCGTCCGGCGCCCGCGGGTCCTGCTGGCCGACGAACCGACCGGCGCGCTCGACGTCGACACCGGCTCCGCCGTCATGGACGTCCTGGAGGACCTCGTGCGCAACGACGGGACGACCCTGGTGACCATCACCCACGACCTGTCCGTCGCCGCCCGCGCCGACCGGCAGTTCCGCCTCGACCACGGCGTCCTGACCGAGATCACCGCCGACGCCCTGGCCACCGCGACCGCCCACCGGGAGACGATGTGA
- a CDS encoding ABC transporter permease — translation MTGLLAAVSEAWSEIRVNRVRVVLSLVGVFLAVFAMTTITAVGNMARQMVGESTERSAGRSATLRVDAYPMTSNTADGVREVSAALRAAAQRHETAWWGLASQPYGGGGQLTVRFPAGTQLVTATTVDPSYGTMHRVITEQGRWFSASDASAFAPRLVVNQAFVDRLGEFDATNPPTVVLGGDTPVTATVVGVSASAGYDAQAPGAYVLNSDAQRWNVLGDPQNSSPPGLEMWVPGADAEALVAALQTEVQQSLPGYSVNVYRQDAGDELNVLDKVLAYGVRGVGVFALLLGGIGVLNVGLVTVRQRIREIGVRRSFGATGGRVFFAVLLESVAATFVAGFLAVMLSIILVSNFPLEAVLPAGVTLQDVPPFPVAAAVEGLVAATAVGALAGVVPATMAVRAKVIDAIRY, via the coding sequence GTGACCGGCCTGCTCGCCGCGGTCTCGGAGGCCTGGAGCGAGATCCGCGTCAACCGCGTCCGCGTCGTGCTCTCCCTCGTCGGGGTGTTCCTCGCGGTGTTCGCCATGACGACCATCACGGCCGTCGGGAACATGGCGCGGCAGATGGTCGGGGAGAGCACCGAACGCTCCGCCGGCCGCTCGGCGACCCTGCGCGTGGACGCCTACCCGATGACCTCGAACACGGCCGACGGCGTGCGCGAGGTGTCCGCCGCCCTGCGCGCGGCGGCGCAGCGCCACGAGACGGCCTGGTGGGGGCTGGCCTCCCAGCCCTACGGCGGCGGCGGCCAGCTGACGGTCCGCTTCCCCGCGGGCACCCAGCTCGTCACGGCGACGACCGTCGACCCCAGCTACGGCACCATGCACCGCGTCATCACCGAGCAGGGCCGCTGGTTCTCCGCCTCCGACGCCTCCGCGTTCGCGCCGCGCCTCGTCGTGAACCAGGCGTTCGTCGACCGCCTCGGTGAGTTCGACGCGACGAACCCGCCGACCGTCGTCCTGGGCGGGGACACCCCCGTCACGGCGACCGTCGTCGGGGTCTCGGCCTCGGCCGGCTACGACGCGCAGGCCCCGGGCGCCTACGTCCTGAACTCCGACGCGCAGCGGTGGAACGTGCTGGGCGACCCGCAGAACTCCTCCCCGCCCGGGCTGGAGATGTGGGTGCCGGGGGCCGACGCCGAGGCCCTCGTCGCGGCCCTGCAGACCGAGGTCCAGCAGAGCCTGCCCGGGTACTCCGTCAACGTGTACCGGCAGGACGCCGGCGACGAGCTGAACGTCCTGGACAAGGTGCTCGCCTACGGGGTGCGCGGCGTCGGGGTCTTCGCGCTGCTGCTCGGCGGGATCGGCGTCCTGAACGTCGGGCTGGTCACGGTGCGCCAGCGCATCCGCGAGATCGGCGTCCGCCGCAGCTTCGGCGCCACGGGCGGCCGGGTGTTCTTCGCGGTGCTCCTCGAGAGCGTCGCGGCGACGTTCGTCGCGGGGTTCCTCGCGGTGATGCTGTCGATCATCCTCGTCTCGAACTTCCCGCTGGAGGCCGTCCTGCCGGCGGGCGTGACGCTGCAGGACGTGCCGCCCTTCCCGGTCGCCGCGGCCGTCGAGGGCCTCGTCGCAGCCACGGCCGTCGGGGCCCTCGCCGGGGTCGTCCCCGCGACGATGGCCGTGCGCGCCAAGGTCATCGACGCGATCCGCTACTGA
- a CDS encoding cystathionine beta-synthase, with protein MRYAETVVDLVGGTPLVKLNRVTEGLACTVLAKVEYLNPGGSVKDRIATRMIEAAEAEGLLKPGGTIVEPTSGNTGVGLALVAQQRGYRCVFVCPDKVSVDKRNVLKAYGAEVVVCPTAVPPEDPQSYYSVSDRLVREIEGAWKPNQYANVHGPRSHYETTGPEVWADTEGRVTHFVAGVGTGGTITGTGRYLKEQGPVRVIGADPEGSVYSGGTGRPYLVEGVGEDFWPSAYDPSVPDEIIAVSDADSFQMTRRLAREEGLLVGGSCGMAVVAALRAAKDLGPDDVVVVLLPDSGRGYLGKIFNDEWMSSYGFLESEEGGTVGDVLRQKTAGLPALVHTHPTETVHDVVEIMREYGVSQLPVVGAEPPVMAGEIAGSVNEREILDALFTGKAKMSDAVSSHMGMPLPLLGAGQSLGDAREVFSGADAAVVVEDGKPVGVVTRHDLLAYLASSH; from the coding sequence ATGCGCTACGCCGAGACCGTCGTCGACCTCGTGGGCGGTACCCCGCTCGTCAAGCTGAACCGCGTCACCGAGGGGCTGGCCTGCACCGTCCTGGCGAAGGTCGAGTACCTGAACCCGGGCGGCTCGGTCAAGGACCGCATCGCGACGCGCATGATCGAGGCCGCCGAGGCCGAGGGGCTCCTGAAGCCCGGCGGGACGATCGTCGAACCCACCTCCGGCAACACGGGCGTGGGGCTGGCCCTCGTCGCCCAGCAGCGCGGCTACCGGTGCGTGTTCGTCTGCCCCGACAAGGTCAGCGTCGACAAGCGCAACGTGCTCAAGGCGTACGGCGCCGAGGTCGTGGTGTGCCCCACGGCGGTCCCGCCGGAGGACCCGCAGTCGTACTACTCCGTCTCCGACCGGCTCGTGCGGGAGATCGAGGGCGCCTGGAAGCCCAACCAGTACGCCAACGTCCACGGTCCGCGCAGCCACTACGAGACGACCGGCCCGGAGGTCTGGGCCGACACCGAGGGCCGGGTCACGCACTTCGTCGCCGGCGTCGGCACGGGCGGGACGATCACCGGCACGGGCCGCTACCTCAAGGAGCAGGGCCCGGTGCGCGTCATCGGCGCCGACCCGGAGGGCTCGGTGTACTCCGGGGGCACCGGGCGCCCGTACCTCGTCGAGGGGGTCGGTGAGGACTTCTGGCCCAGCGCGTACGACCCGTCGGTCCCGGACGAGATCATCGCGGTCTCGGACGCGGACTCCTTCCAGATGACGCGGCGCCTGGCCCGCGAGGAGGGTCTGCTCGTCGGCGGGTCGTGCGGGATGGCCGTCGTCGCGGCCCTGCGCGCCGCGAAGGACCTCGGCCCCGACGACGTCGTCGTCGTGCTGCTGCCGGACAGCGGCCGCGGGTACCTCGGCAAGATCTTCAACGACGAGTGGATGTCGTCCTACGGGTTCCTGGAGTCCGAGGAGGGCGGCACCGTCGGCGACGTGCTGCGGCAGAAGACCGCGGGGCTGCCCGCCCTGGTGCACACCCACCCGACCGAGACCGTCCACGACGTCGTCGAGATCATGCGCGAGTACGGGGTGTCCCAGCTGCCCGTCGTCGGCGCCGAACCGCCGGTGATGGCGGGCGAGATCGCGGGGTCGGTCAACGAGCGCGAGATCCTCGACGCGCTGTTCACGGGCAAGGCGAAGATGTCCGACGCGGTGAGCTCGCACATGGGGATGCCCTTGCCGCTGCTGGGGGCGGGGCAGTCCCTGGGCGACGCGCGCGAGGTGTTCTCCGGCGCCGACGCGGCCGTCGTCGTCGAGGACGGCAAGCCCGTGGGCGTCGTCACGCGGCACGACCTGCTGGCCTACCTCGCCTCCTCGCACTGA